A window of the Comamonas sp. Y33R10-2 genome harbors these coding sequences:
- a CDS encoding Rieske 2Fe-2S domain-containing protein has translation MATTKDYRLGEFTYPRGWFMISDAKALNTHKPVAVRFFGQDFALYRGRESGKVILLDAYCPHMKTHLAAPNTTSYVVIDGGGSNVEDDGIRCPYHGWRFGADGKCNDIPYHDGAIPAAAAVKSWTVVEQYGAIWAWFDPEGGAPDYDLPVFGDWFDETYTNGDWDYLGELNQHPMEVVDNIADYGHLSPIHGSTVERFENEFKGHNAIQRQCGGHRTLVGEGGASDMLHTDTWYHGPAILVSKVSGMFNSFMMIMHTPIEDGKIKVWHNLLVKTMHGGLPGKADVVAAKQFQEASRMAFAQDFEVWSQKAPCLNPLFIPSDGAFLKARIWYKQFYNPRAKAAEYLDQCEGKYIPRGMVAYTPDTEEAAA, from the coding sequence ATGGCAACCACGAAGGACTACCGCCTCGGTGAATTTACCTACCCACGTGGCTGGTTCATGATTTCTGATGCCAAGGCGCTCAACACCCACAAACCTGTGGCTGTGCGCTTTTTTGGCCAAGATTTCGCGCTGTACCGCGGTCGCGAAAGCGGCAAGGTCATTCTTCTGGATGCCTACTGCCCCCACATGAAGACCCATCTGGCTGCGCCCAACACCACAAGCTACGTGGTGATCGATGGCGGTGGCAGCAACGTTGAAGATGATGGCATTCGCTGCCCTTACCACGGCTGGCGCTTTGGCGCGGACGGCAAGTGCAACGACATCCCCTATCACGACGGTGCCATCCCAGCGGCTGCGGCCGTCAAGAGCTGGACCGTGGTCGAACAATACGGCGCGATCTGGGCTTGGTTTGACCCCGAAGGTGGCGCCCCCGATTACGACCTGCCCGTGTTTGGTGACTGGTTCGATGAAACCTATACCAACGGCGACTGGGACTATCTGGGCGAGCTGAACCAGCACCCTATGGAAGTCGTGGACAACATTGCCGACTACGGTCACCTGAGCCCCATTCACGGCTCTACCGTGGAACGCTTTGAAAACGAATTCAAGGGCCACAACGCCATTCAGCGCCAGTGTGGCGGCCACCGCACACTGGTGGGCGAAGGCGGCGCCAGCGACATGCTGCACACCGACACTTGGTACCACGGCCCAGCCATTTTGGTCTCCAAGGTCAGCGGCATGTTCAATTCGTTCATGATGATCATGCACACCCCCATCGAGGACGGCAAGATCAAGGTCTGGCACAACCTGCTGGTCAAGACCATGCATGGCGGCCTGCCTGGTAAAGCGGACGTGGTTGCTGCCAAGCAGTTCCAAGAAGCCAGCCGTATGGCCTTTGCACAAGACTTTGAAGTCTGGTCGCAAAAAGCACCTTGCCTGAACCCGCTGTTCATCCCTAGCGACGGCGCCTTCCTCAAGGCCCGTATCTGGTACAAGCAGTTCTACAACCCGCGCGCCAAGGCTGCAGAGTATCTGGACCAGTGCGAAGGCAAGTACATCCCTCGCGGTATGGTTGCCTACACTCCAGACACTGAAGAAGCCGCTGCCTGA
- a CDS encoding EthD domain-containing protein translates to MMQEENQPTVWKMIYLARRNPALAAADFPQAWREHSALGRQCKSVGQRVKAVAQCSRQLQANALALSSDYDGVNLMVLAEREAGAAIWDDPETLAIMRPDEPRVFADYVRNFSVLCRQQVLYDSLAAGASAAALPQKEQVMLIGFLQRSDEWQGAPMSFEQCPPKWKSGGLNQASRIVCNTLDEKAPAGYGYRYIVEWWFDSVELALSAAHNLDVSAAAQSGEFGWGVHQFILTEVTHARP, encoded by the coding sequence ATGATGCAAGAAGAAAACCAACCCACGGTGTGGAAGATGATTTATCTGGCCCGGCGCAACCCGGCGCTGGCGGCCGCAGACTTCCCGCAGGCTTGGCGCGAGCATTCAGCGCTGGGTCGGCAATGCAAGAGCGTGGGCCAGCGCGTCAAGGCGGTGGCTCAGTGCTCGCGCCAGTTGCAAGCGAATGCATTGGCACTCAGTAGCGACTATGACGGCGTCAATCTGATGGTGCTGGCAGAGAGAGAGGCCGGTGCCGCTATCTGGGACGACCCGGAAACGCTGGCCATCATGCGCCCCGACGAGCCGCGTGTGTTTGCTGACTATGTGCGCAACTTCTCGGTGCTGTGCCGCCAGCAGGTGCTGTATGACAGTTTGGCTGCTGGTGCATCGGCTGCTGCGCTGCCGCAAAAAGAGCAAGTCATGTTGATTGGTTTTTTACAGCGCAGCGATGAGTGGCAAGGCGCTCCAATGAGTTTTGAGCAGTGCCCGCCGAAGTGGAAAAGTGGTGGGCTCAATCAGGCCAGCCGGATTGTCTGCAACACGCTTGATGAGAAAGCGCCAGCCGGCTATGGCTACCGCTATATCGTCGAGTGGTGGTTTGACTCGGTGGAGTTGGCTCTTAGTGCAGCGCATAACCTTGATGTTTCAGCGGCTGCGCAGTCTGGTGAGTTTGGTTGGGGCGTGCATCAGTTCATATTGACAGAAGTGACACACGCCAGACCCTGA
- a CDS encoding MFS transporter: MTEKNHQNKSRVYVLALLTALSAMTFMDRQILAVLLQPIKQEFGFSDLQIGLITGLGFALTFGALGIPLGRLADRRERRGLIAWCRGIGGCIAALGALATGAGGLAASRAGAALGDAGGGAASMSILADLYAPTERSRAMSVFGVGGAVGALLALLLGPLFAQWWGWRVTMVIIGVAIVLLSLILRLTVQEPVRALTQAAMTQAVASHASAVAKPAQSAVKLIWNEPVTRFLIMGAACALIAGLSIGSWNVALLARRFDLSLKQAGGISAVAAFLSVAGSLFSGWLTDRLARGDVRWQIRIPVIGVGLAALFGLAYLLVSDELFSLSLACMLIYSFFTAWWAPATYAALSLVVPAQRRATASAMVLMAGALLGNGVGPIAAGWLSDVLNTVWQGQGLRYAMVVMMCMLLPGLWAFAQALAHYPKAYRQAHSSAAVPA, from the coding sequence ATGACAGAAAAAAATCATCAAAACAAATCGAGAGTGTATGTGCTGGCATTGCTGACGGCCCTGTCTGCCATGACGTTCATGGACCGGCAGATTCTGGCGGTGCTGTTGCAGCCTATCAAACAGGAGTTTGGCTTTTCAGATCTGCAGATTGGCCTGATTACCGGCCTTGGCTTTGCGCTGACCTTTGGCGCGCTGGGCATTCCTCTGGGGCGCCTAGCTGACCGACGCGAGCGTCGTGGCCTGATTGCCTGGTGCCGAGGCATTGGCGGCTGTATTGCAGCCTTGGGAGCGCTGGCGACTGGGGCAGGGGGCTTGGCGGCTTCTCGTGCAGGCGCTGCGCTGGGCGATGCGGGAGGTGGGGCGGCATCCATGTCTATTCTTGCCGATCTGTATGCGCCGACGGAGCGCTCGCGCGCCATGAGTGTGTTTGGCGTTGGCGGAGCTGTCGGGGCATTGCTGGCGCTGCTGCTGGGGCCGCTGTTTGCGCAGTGGTGGGGCTGGCGGGTGACGATGGTCATCATCGGTGTGGCGATTGTGCTGCTGTCGCTGATCTTGCGCTTGACGGTGCAAGAACCTGTGCGAGCACTGACTCAGGCCGCTATGACTCAGGCGGTTGCCAGCCATGCGAGCGCAGTTGCCAAACCAGCGCAATCTGCCGTGAAATTAATATGGAATGAGCCTGTAACGCGCTTTCTGATTATGGGTGCTGCTTGCGCTTTGATAGCAGGCTTGTCGATAGGTTCGTGGAATGTGGCGCTGCTGGCGCGGCGCTTTGACTTGAGTCTCAAGCAGGCGGGTGGTATCTCTGCTGTGGCTGCATTTTTGTCGGTGGCGGGCAGTCTTTTTTCGGGCTGGCTGACGGACAGATTGGCCCGAGGCGATGTGCGCTGGCAGATTCGCATTCCCGTCATCGGCGTGGGCTTGGCTGCGCTTTTTGGGCTGGCTTACCTGCTGGTGAGCGATGAATTGTTTTCGCTCTCTTTAGCCTGCATGTTGATTTACTCATTTTTTACGGCTTGGTGGGCACCTGCAACCTATGCCGCGCTGAGCTTGGTGGTGCCTGCACAGCGCCGTGCCACGGCCAGTGCCATGGTGCTGATGGCGGGTGCTTTGCTGGGCAATGGTGTGGGGCCGATTGCTGCGGGCTGGCTCAGCGATGTGCTCAATACGGTCTGGCAAGGTCAGGGCTTGCGCTATGCAATGGTGGTGATGATGTGCATGCTGTTGCCGGGGCTGTGGGCTTTTGCGCAGGCGCTGGCGCACTACCCCAAGGCTTATCGTCAGGCGCATTCTTCAGCGGCTGTACCTGCCTGA
- a CDS encoding NAD(P)/FAD-dependent oxidoreductase, with amino-acid sequence MRNASTTEKKPCVAIVGAGTSGVVCAKVLSQQGLDVVVFEKGSQLGGLWRFGNDNGMSSIYRSLHINTSKRMMQLSDFPMPAHIAEYPSHTEIIEYFESYAEAFNVRALIRFNTEVLHISKVSQGQWLMKICQPDGQVEVQEFEHVVIANGHHWNPRMVKFPGHFNGQQFHAHHYVDIKSPVNMAGKRVVVIGAGNSAMDIASELGQALRMDMSTPADQVTGPVKVILSQRSGVWIAPKVLGNIAQDSKVRHPMTRPGLMEKLRRRYVPRALRTKAYNLIAEHLIRSVAGDPSRVGLKQPVEPYSYRHGTISQDIHSRLIHGDIVPKGNITELRGDTVVFEDGSQERVDVLVHCSGYRITFPFFDANFISAPNNDIALWQRMVLPQHQGLYFVGLVQPKCSMMPVAELQSSFLADAILGRIALPNPETMEREMHQAYEAAKSGFTRSESHTIQIDCEEYSHDLFAQWEQCLRLQKKAA; translated from the coding sequence ATGAGAAATGCTTCAACTACAGAGAAAAAACCGTGCGTGGCCATCGTGGGGGCCGGTACCAGCGGGGTGGTCTGCGCCAAGGTGCTGAGCCAGCAAGGGCTTGATGTCGTGGTGTTCGAAAAAGGCAGTCAGTTGGGAGGACTCTGGCGCTTTGGCAACGACAACGGCATGAGTTCCATCTACCGCTCATTGCATATCAACACCAGCAAACGGATGATGCAGCTGTCGGACTTCCCGATGCCTGCACATATTGCCGAGTACCCGAGCCACACAGAGATCATTGAATACTTTGAGTCCTATGCAGAGGCATTCAATGTGCGTGCGCTGATTCGCTTCAACACTGAAGTGCTTCACATCAGCAAGGTATCTCAGGGGCAGTGGCTGATGAAGATCTGCCAGCCGGACGGGCAGGTTGAGGTGCAGGAGTTTGAGCATGTGGTGATTGCTAATGGCCACCACTGGAATCCTCGCATGGTGAAGTTTCCGGGGCATTTCAATGGCCAGCAATTCCACGCCCATCACTATGTGGATATCAAGTCGCCCGTGAATATGGCCGGCAAGCGCGTGGTGGTGATCGGCGCAGGCAACTCTGCCATGGACATTGCCAGTGAGCTGGGTCAGGCGCTGCGCATGGATATGTCCACGCCAGCCGACCAGGTGACGGGTCCGGTCAAAGTCATTTTGTCGCAGCGCTCCGGTGTCTGGATTGCGCCCAAGGTGCTGGGCAATATTGCACAAGACAGCAAAGTCCGTCACCCCATGACGCGCCCCGGGTTGATGGAGAAATTGCGCCGGCGCTATGTGCCGCGTGCCTTGCGCACCAAGGCATACAACCTGATTGCCGAGCATTTGATTCGCAGCGTGGCAGGAGATCCTTCACGCGTTGGGCTCAAGCAACCGGTAGAGCCGTACTCCTATCGCCATGGCACGATTTCTCAGGACATTCACTCGCGTCTGATTCATGGCGATATTGTTCCCAAAGGCAATATCACCGAGTTGCGCGGCGACACGGTGGTCTTTGAGGATGGCAGTCAAGAGCGTGTCGATGTGCTGGTGCACTGCAGTGGCTATCGCATCACGTTTCCGTTTTTCGATGCGAATTTCATCAGTGCCCCGAACAACGATATAGCGCTGTGGCAGCGCATGGTGTTGCCACAGCATCAGGGGCTTTACTTCGTGGGCTTGGTGCAACCCAAGTGCTCCATGATGCCTGTGGCTGAGCTGCAGTCCAGCTTTTTAGCCGACGCCATTTTGGGGCGAATTGCGTTGCCGAATCCTGAGACCATGGAACGCGAAATGCACCAGGCCTATGAAGCGGCGAAGTCCGGCTTTACACGTTCGGAAAGTCACACCATCCAGATCGATTGTGAAGAGTACAGCCACGATCTTTTTGCGCAGTGGGAGCAGTGCCTGCGACTTCAGAAAAAAGCGGCTTAG
- a CDS encoding amidohydrolase family protein, which produces MPHFEVLIRHGSVVDGTGQAPYCADIAINNGRIAAIGSHLTGTASTEIDATGLLVTPGFVDVHTHFDGQATWDERLWPTSQQGVTTAVMGNCGVGFAPCRPEDRNTLIALMEGVEDIPDTALHEGLPWTWESFPQYLQALDQRCYDIDIAALLPHGPLRVYAMGKRAVRREQATAADLQAMQQLVRQGLAAGAVGLSTSRTMAHRSKSGDFTPMYQAASEELLQLGLSLKDHPNSVFQMISDFDNTEEEFSILTRVSQATGCASTLSVIQYPHKPQLHRTLLQHIAKANADGQRITGQVLNRPVGVLMGFECSLNPFSCKPSYEALATLPPTERIKTLAEPATRHAILTEPDRNPHLFMEYFGHNYAGMYPWRESEPNYLPGPESSVQALADAANVSPLEWMYDFMLGQHGQALVYLPMANYIGNDCGALHELLKHPHTVPALGDGGAHVGTICDGSATTFLLTEWVRNRGLFKIEEAIQLLTQRPAALYGFADRGTLELGKLADINIIDLQALKILPPQIVRDLPAGGKRFLQGAEGYRFTLKSGEITYRDGVATHALPGKLVRRSDLTV; this is translated from the coding sequence ATGCCGCACTTTGAAGTACTCATACGCCATGGCAGCGTGGTCGATGGAACCGGCCAAGCGCCCTACTGCGCAGACATTGCCATCAACAATGGCCGCATCGCAGCCATAGGCAGCCACCTGACAGGCACGGCAAGCACTGAAATTGACGCCACAGGCCTGCTTGTAACCCCCGGGTTTGTGGATGTGCACACGCACTTTGATGGGCAAGCCACCTGGGATGAGCGCCTGTGGCCCACCTCTCAGCAAGGCGTAACTACGGCAGTCATGGGTAATTGCGGCGTGGGCTTTGCCCCCTGCCGCCCCGAAGACCGCAACACATTGATTGCACTGATGGAAGGAGTGGAGGACATTCCCGACACAGCCTTGCATGAAGGGCTGCCGTGGACATGGGAAAGTTTTCCGCAATACCTGCAAGCGCTGGATCAGCGCTGCTATGACATCGATATTGCGGCCCTGCTGCCCCACGGCCCCTTGCGTGTCTATGCCATGGGGAAACGCGCCGTGCGCCGTGAACAGGCGACGGCCGCGGACCTGCAAGCCATGCAACAACTGGTGCGGCAGGGCCTGGCCGCTGGAGCGGTGGGGCTTTCCACCTCACGCACCATGGCGCACCGCTCCAAATCGGGTGATTTCACACCCATGTACCAGGCCGCCAGCGAGGAATTGCTGCAACTGGGCCTCTCGCTCAAGGATCATCCCAACAGCGTGTTTCAGATGATTTCGGACTTCGACAATACCGAAGAAGAATTCAGCATCCTGACCCGCGTCAGCCAGGCTACGGGATGTGCCAGCACCCTCAGCGTCATTCAGTACCCCCACAAACCCCAGCTTCACCGAACCTTGTTGCAGCACATTGCCAAGGCTAATGCGGATGGGCAACGCATCACCGGCCAGGTGCTGAACCGGCCCGTGGGTGTGCTCATGGGCTTTGAGTGCAGCCTCAACCCCTTCTCCTGCAAGCCCAGCTATGAGGCTCTGGCCACCTTGCCACCCACAGAACGCATCAAAACGCTGGCAGAACCAGCCACCCGGCACGCCATCCTCACCGAGCCCGATCGCAACCCTCACCTGTTCATGGAGTACTTTGGCCACAACTACGCCGGCATGTACCCTTGGCGCGAGTCAGAGCCCAACTATCTGCCCGGACCAGAATCATCGGTGCAGGCCCTGGCGGATGCTGCTAATGTTTCGCCCCTCGAATGGATGTACGACTTCATGCTCGGCCAGCATGGACAAGCGTTGGTGTACCTGCCCATGGCCAACTACATCGGCAACGATTGCGGGGCACTGCATGAGTTGCTCAAGCACCCCCATACGGTTCCGGCACTCGGCGATGGTGGCGCCCATGTGGGCACCATCTGCGACGGTAGCGCCACCACCTTTTTGCTGACGGAATGGGTTCGCAATCGCGGTCTGTTCAAAATCGAGGAAGCTATTCAGCTGCTCACCCAGCGCCCTGCCGCGCTCTACGGCTTTGCCGACCGGGGCACGCTGGAGCTTGGCAAGCTGGCAGATATCAACATCATTGATCTGCAGGCACTCAAAATCCTGCCACCTCAAATCGTCAGAGACCTGCCTGCCGGTGGCAAGCGCTTTCTGCAAGGTGCCGAAGGCTATCGTTTTACCCTCAAGTCCGGCGAAATTACATATCGGGACGGTGTGGCAACCCATGCCTTGCCTGGCAAACTGGTACGCCGCAGCGATCTGACCGTCTAG
- a CDS encoding AMP-binding protein, producing the protein MKRTFNLADIFELVVQAVPERIAFGCGDHKLTFRQLNDRANKLGNALRARGIGRGDNVGIQLYNCAQYLEAFFACSKIGAIAVNVNYRYVTDELQSLFNSLDLRALVYGADFDAMVLEVIPQVPTMRLALRVGEARDGLPKLVKSYEQVLAEGDAELSDTDRSDEDIFMLCTGGTTGLPKGVMWPHKALFMGALGGGGYYFRRPPIDAPEDLLQLVPNSPALAYLAAAPLMHGAAMWSTLISLFSGHPVYVNDRKSFDPAHMLDLIERHNINVMAVVGDAMAQPIVQTLESNPGRWPLKSLMIFGNGGAVFSRHLQERLLVQVPHLMLNNGMASSESGVLGGGEKTPEGEGLMRIVPRPDLSVISEDLRILTQPGDEGILARRGHTPLGYYGDPKKTAETFVSIDGSRWVLTGDRARIDAAGDYVVLGRGSQCINTGGEKVYPEEVEEAARRCKAVQDVMVVGIPDERWGSKVAAVVQVQPGQEFDLQEFEQVCRANLSGYKVPRAVYVAAEVKRSPAGKADYRWAKAYAAEHEPLSAVVV; encoded by the coding sequence ATGAAACGGACTTTCAATCTGGCAGATATTTTTGAGCTGGTGGTGCAGGCCGTGCCTGAGCGCATTGCCTTTGGATGTGGCGATCACAAGCTCACATTCAGGCAGCTCAACGATCGGGCGAACAAGCTGGGCAACGCTCTGCGTGCGCGCGGTATTGGCCGTGGCGATAACGTTGGCATTCAGCTCTACAACTGTGCGCAATACCTGGAGGCATTTTTTGCTTGCAGCAAAATTGGTGCGATTGCCGTGAACGTGAATTACCGCTATGTGACCGATGAGCTGCAAAGTCTTTTCAACAGCCTTGACCTGCGCGCTTTGGTCTATGGCGCAGACTTTGATGCGATGGTGCTAGAAGTAATTCCACAGGTGCCCACAATGCGGCTGGCGCTGCGGGTGGGCGAGGCTCGTGATGGCTTGCCAAAATTGGTGAAAAGCTATGAGCAAGTGCTGGCTGAAGGCGATGCAGAACTGAGCGACACGGACCGCAGCGATGAAGATATCTTCATGCTTTGCACGGGTGGAACAACGGGTCTACCCAAGGGAGTGATGTGGCCGCACAAGGCGCTGTTCATGGGGGCGCTGGGCGGTGGTGGTTATTACTTCCGTCGCCCGCCCATTGATGCACCAGAAGATTTGTTGCAACTGGTGCCCAATAGCCCGGCTCTTGCTTACTTGGCCGCGGCGCCGCTGATGCATGGTGCGGCCATGTGGTCCACGTTGATCAGCTTGTTCTCAGGCCATCCTGTGTATGTGAATGACCGCAAGAGTTTTGATCCGGCTCATATGCTGGATTTGATCGAGCGTCACAACATCAACGTGATGGCCGTGGTGGGCGATGCGATGGCGCAGCCCATTGTCCAGACGCTGGAGAGCAACCCCGGCAGATGGCCGCTGAAGTCGCTGATGATTTTTGGCAATGGCGGTGCGGTGTTCTCGCGCCATCTGCAGGAGCGTTTGCTGGTGCAGGTGCCGCATCTGATGCTCAACAACGGCATGGCCAGTTCTGAGTCTGGCGTGCTGGGTGGCGGTGAGAAAACACCCGAGGGCGAAGGCTTGATGCGCATCGTCCCACGTCCGGATTTGAGTGTGATTTCTGAAGACCTGCGGATTCTCACTCAGCCTGGAGACGAAGGCATTCTTGCGCGCCGTGGCCACACGCCACTGGGCTACTACGGCGACCCCAAAAAGACCGCTGAGACTTTTGTGTCCATCGACGGCAGCCGCTGGGTGCTGACGGGAGACCGTGCACGCATCGATGCAGCGGGGGACTATGTCGTGCTCGGCCGTGGTTCGCAGTGCATCAACACGGGTGGGGAAAAAGTCTACCCAGAAGAGGTCGAGGAAGCTGCTCGCCGCTGCAAGGCTGTGCAGGACGTGATGGTGGTGGGCATACCTGATGAGCGCTGGGGCAGCAAGGTGGCTGCGGTGGTGCAAGTGCAACCTGGTCAAGAATTTGATCTTCAGGAGTTTGAGCAGGTGTGCCGCGCCAATTTGTCGGGCTACAAAGTACCGCGTGCCGTCTATGTGGCCGCTGAGGTCAAACGCAGCCCTGCAGGGAAGGCAGATTACCGCTGGGCCAAGGCTTATGCGGCAGAGCATGAGCCGCTGAGCGCCGTAGTGGTCTGA
- a CDS encoding MFS transporter, whose protein sequence is MSASAAATVPLNVAPNVPQNEATKVAPVSNVTGWRRHYLLFVLLLVYGMSMIDRQIMGVLIEPIKKEMGVSDSAMGLLTGLAFALFYSILAVPFGRYADRTNRRNLIAWCCGGWSIATGLCGMAVGFWSLTAARVGVAVGEAGSTAASTTMIADVYPPEQRSRAMSVFSLGPHLGSLIGLGVGAWIAQHYGWRAAFLWLALPGVLIALVLRLTCREPLRGAQEALDKRVASHAAAEKFSDVMSALRRNKAFVGIGLAGMVMAFSGYAIGMWTTAFLVRSHGLQLKDAGAIMGFIGGPGAIFGALLSGWLTDVMAKRDVRWQIGIPLLATLISIPLGLAFYLNDSPEKWVVAGLQIPHAVFWYGLFAVFASFWAAPAFAALANVIASSSLATSLSIYNLLLTAVGGGLGPLTVGLLSDAFMTRAGNESLRWALVSMLAFYVLGALAYAWSIKPYAHQMAAKKIASSPY, encoded by the coding sequence ATGAGTGCATCTGCTGCGGCCACTGTGCCGCTAAACGTGGCGCCAAACGTGCCGCAAAACGAGGCGACGAAGGTTGCCCCTGTTAGCAACGTGACGGGCTGGCGCCGTCATTACTTGTTGTTTGTGCTGCTGCTCGTCTATGGCATGAGCATGATTGACCGCCAGATCATGGGTGTGTTGATTGAGCCTATCAAGAAAGAGATGGGCGTCTCGGACAGTGCTATGGGCTTGCTCACCGGCTTGGCCTTTGCGCTTTTTTATAGCATTTTGGCCGTACCCTTTGGCCGCTATGCCGACCGCACCAACCGTCGCAACCTGATTGCGTGGTGCTGCGGCGGCTGGAGCATTGCCACGGGCCTGTGCGGCATGGCCGTGGGCTTTTGGAGTCTGACAGCCGCCCGCGTAGGCGTAGCGGTGGGAGAGGCAGGCAGCACGGCAGCATCAACCACCATGATTGCCGACGTGTACCCGCCAGAGCAGCGCAGCCGCGCCATGAGCGTGTTCAGTCTGGGCCCGCATCTGGGCTCGCTGATCGGGCTCGGTGTAGGTGCGTGGATTGCCCAGCACTACGGCTGGCGTGCCGCATTTTTGTGGCTGGCCTTGCCCGGTGTGCTGATCGCGCTGGTGCTGCGCCTGACTTGCCGTGAGCCCCTGCGCGGCGCCCAGGAGGCATTGGACAAGCGGGTTGCAAGCCATGCCGCAGCCGAGAAATTCTCGGATGTGATGAGCGCATTGCGCCGTAACAAAGCCTTTGTGGGAATTGGCCTTGCAGGCATGGTGATGGCGTTTTCAGGTTATGCCATTGGTATGTGGACCACCGCATTTCTGGTGCGCTCTCACGGCCTGCAGCTCAAGGATGCCGGGGCCATCATGGGTTTTATTGGAGGGCCGGGCGCGATCTTTGGTGCCTTGCTCAGTGGTTGGTTGACCGATGTGATGGCTAAGCGCGATGTGCGCTGGCAGATTGGCATTCCGTTGCTGGCAACACTGATCTCGATTCCGCTGGGGCTGGCGTTCTACCTGAATGATTCCCCCGAGAAGTGGGTGGTAGCGGGTCTGCAGATTCCGCATGCGGTTTTCTGGTACGGCCTGTTTGCGGTGTTTGCCAGCTTCTGGGCGGCTCCTGCTTTTGCGGCGCTGGCCAATGTGATTGCATCGTCGAGTCTGGCCACATCGCTGTCCATCTACAACTTGCTGCTGACAGCGGTGGGAGGCGGTTTGGGCCCGCTGACTGTGGGTCTGCTCAGCGATGCTTTTATGACTCGCGCTGGCAATGAATCGCTGCGCTGGGCTCTGGTATCCATGCTGGCTTTTTATGTGCTGGGGGCACTGGCCTATGCCTGGAGCATCAAACCTTACGCGCACCAGATGGCTGCAAAAAAGATAGCTTCTAGCCCATATTGA